A single window of Nicotiana sylvestris chromosome 5, ASM39365v2, whole genome shotgun sequence DNA harbors:
- the LOC104235082 gene encoding glucosamine inositolphosphorylceramide transferase 1, producing MGSLPIAVSGTTVHGGGGGGRWWQWCNNKNNNSNTTKSNINGSSNSSSSDPCANSSAFVFFLVSFVCLASIAGIYCRLLLPPNVHTTLSSLGCHEDNEGSWSIGVYYGDSPFNLKPIEEANVWRNKSAAWPVANPVVTCASASGASFPSNFVADPFLYVQGDILYLFFESKNSITMQGDIGVARSTDKGATWEQLGVALDEDWHLSYPYVFDYNGNIYMMPEGSAKGDLRLYRAVKFPTEWKLEKIVMKRPLVDSFITQHDGKYWLFGSDHSGIGAKKNGQLEIWYSSSPLGPWKPHKMNPIYNTDKSKGARNGGRPFLYDGHLHRAGQDCGETYGRRLRLFKIEVLTPTEYKEVEVPLGLKESTKGRNAWNGARSHQLDVQQLSSGEWVAVMDGDRVPSGDVNRRFILGFASALGVVILVIVFGMLLGAVKGLVPLSWCPHNVGKRSDVAFDWERSSLLSSRMRLFCSRLNRASSSLRARINPKTCSGGFVLVLVFVVTVVLVCTGVKYIYGGSGAQEAYPLNGQYSQFTLLTMTYDARLWNLKMYVKHYSRCSSVREIVVVWNKGQPPELSELDSAVPVRIRVEEQNSLNNRFKVDPLIKTRAVLELDDDIMMPCDDVERGFKVWREHPERIVGFYPRLADGNPLKYRAENHARERNGYNMILTGAAFIDSKMAFEKYWSNEAAAGRAMVDNLFNCEDVLLNYLYANASSTSTVEYVKPAWAIDTSKFSGVAISRNTQTHYGLRSSCLQKFSEMYGSISSRKSEFHHRKDGWDV from the exons ATGGGGTCTCTCCCAATTGCGGTTTCCGGGACCACCGTACACGGTGGTGGAGGCGGTGGTAGGTGGTGGCAGTGGTGCAATAACAAGAACAATAACAGCAATACCACTAAGAGTAATATTAATGGAAGTAGTAACAGCAGCAGCAGTGATCCTTGTGCTAACTCTTCAGCTTTTGTCTTCTTTTTGGTGTCATTTGTTTGTCTTGCTTCAATTGCTGGGATTTACTGTAGGCTTTTACTACCCCCTAATGTACATACAACACTTTCTTCTTTGGGATGTCATGAGGATAATGAGGGTTCTTGGTCAATTGGCGTTTACTATGGCGACTCTCCTTTTAACCTTAAACCCATTGAAGAG GCAAATGTATGGAGGAACAAAAGTGCAGCTTGGCCAGTGGCAAATCCAGTTGTCACATGTGCTTCAGCTTCTGGGGCTAGTTTTCCCAGTAATTTTGTTGCTGATCCTTTTCTTTATGTTCAG GGAGACATCCTTTACCTGTTCTTTGAATCAAAGAATTCAATCACAATGCAAGGCGATATTGGAGTTGCAAGAAGTACTGATAAGGGAGCAACGTGGGAACAGTTGGGTGTTGCGCTGGATGAAGACTGGCATCTCTCCTATCCTTATGTCTTTGACTACAATGGCAAC ATCTATATGATGCCTGAGGGCAGTGCGAAAGGGGATCTCCGTCTTTATCGAGCTGTAAAGTTTCCTACAGAATGGAAACTGGAAAAGATCGTAATGAAAAGGCCGCTTGTTGATTCTTTTATAACTCAACATGATGGGAAGTACTGGCTTTTCGGTTCAGATCATAGTGGAATTGGTGCCAAGAAGAACGGTCAGTTGGAGATTTGGTATAGTAGCTCGCCTCTTGGTCCTTGGAAACCACACAAAATGAATCCTATCTATAACACAGATAAGAGCAAGGGAGCACGAAATGGAGGTCGACCATTTTTATATGATGGACATCTTCATCGTGCTGGTCAAGACTGTGGTGAAACATATGGGCGACGCTTACGTCTCTTCAAAATAGAAGTTCTGACTCCTACTGAGTACAAAGAAGTTGAGGTGCCTTTGGGTCTTAAAGAGTCGACGAAGGGACGAAACGCCTGGAATGGGGCCCGCAGTCATCAACTTGACGTGCAGCAACTAAGCTCCGGGGAGTGGGTTGCAGTTATGGATGGGGATCGAGTCCCTTCAGGAGATGTAAATCGACGGTTTATTTTAGGTTTTGCATCAGCTTTAGGTGTTGTGATTCTTGTTATAGTGTTTGGTATGTTACTAGGAGCAGTGAAAGGATTAGTTCCCTTAAGTTGGTGTCCTCACAATGTCGGAAAGAGGAGTGATGTCGCGTTTGATTGGGAAAGATCAAGCTTGTTATCTTCTAGAATGAGGCTATTCTGTAGCCGCTTGAACAGAGCAAGCTCGTCTCTCCGTGCCAGAATAAATCCAAAAACATGCAGTGGAGGGTTCGTTCTTGTTTTAGTATTTGTAGTGACTGTGGTGTTAGTGTGCACCGGAGTTAAGTACATCTATGGAGGCAGCGGTGCACAGGAAGCTTACCCGTTGAACGGTCAGTACTCTCAGTTCACTTTATTAACAATGACCTATGATGCTCGGCTCTGGAACTTGAAAATGTATGTCAAACATTACTCGAGGTGTTCTTCAGTTCGCGAGATTGTCGTAGTGTGGAATAAAGGCCAACCTCCAGAATTGAGTGAGCTTGATTCAGCAGTGCCAGTTAGGATAAGAGTAGAGGAACAAAACTCGCTGAATAATCGCTTTAAGGTAGATCCTTTGATAAAGACACGTGCAGTTCTTGAACTTGATGATGACATTATGATGCCTTGTGATGATGTTGAACGTGGATTTAAGGTATGGCGTGAGCATCCTGAGCGCATAGTAGGGTTTTACCCCCGGCTTGCAGATGGAAACCCATTGAAATATAGGGCTGAGAATCATGCTCGCGAGCGCAATGGTTATAATATGATTCTAACAGGAGCAGCCTTCATCGACAGCAAAATGGCTTTCGAGAAGTACTGGAGCAATGAAGCTGCAGCAGGTAGAGCAATGGTGGACAACCTTTTTAATTGCGAGGATGTTTTGCTAAACTACTTGTATGCAAACGCGAGCTCCACCAGTACAGTTGAATACGTCAAACCTGCATGGGCAATCGATACTTCAAAATTTTCGGGTGTTGCAATTAGCCGGAATACGCAGACTCACTATGGGCTAAGAAGCAGTTGTCTCCAAAAGTTTTCTGAAATGTATGGAAGCATATCAAGTAGAAAATCAGAATTTCACCATCGAAAAGATGGTTgggatgtatag